The Fusobacterium perfoetens genome window below encodes:
- a CDS encoding DegV family EDD domain-containing protein: MDIKVNVLNAMRMTKLLIAASRWLSRHADILNDLNVYPVPDGDTGTNMSMTLQSVENQLIKLSYEPDMEELCDTVSEAILLGARGNSGTILSQIIQGFLDGIRDKEEATVEDTIAAFELARAKAYKAVSNPVEGTMLTVIRRVAEGAKAYEGDKNDFVPFLIYLKNVAAEAVEETPKLLSKLKEAGVVDAGGKGIFYILEGFEKSISDPQMLEDLERIVQSQAKRQERLDANAVIMEEIKFKYCTEFIIENGKFDLDSYKAEIGVLGDSMVCAQTSKKTKTHIHTNNPGLVLEIAGKLGNLSNIKIDNMELQQHKNMMFADDAYKVEESKNKILVRNENSRPVAYFAIADNKEIGELFLNSGASAALLGGQTQNPSVADIEEGLKKIEAQSVVILPNNKNIISSAKIAAERSDKDVTVLETTSMLGGLYIVKNKELNMEKLAKNLNRNSSVEITKAVRNTKVNNLEINEGDFIAMINGKIKEKASSLSELVEIIKENYITEYTLNVFVSVGKDADKESLALLREIGEERSYSDIEGNQNNYHYYIYIENRDPKLAEIAIVTDSTSDLTPELIKDLDVEIVPLKIKLDGNNYYREGVDISKREFWRKLLTEGQLPKTSQPSPAEFKAMYEKLFAKGYKKIISIHISGKLSGTQQAARVGKGMTSREGDIAIIDSKTTTFALGHIVTEAAKLAKERKSFKEIIDWIEETKESMKVYFVVKDLEFLQKGGRIGRASAVVGGILKLKPVLKVENGEVSVEAKAIGERGAMLHMEKLLKNSKNSIILYTAWGGTQSELANADALRNAAEKIKRVDYRGRVEIGATLGSHTGPVYGMGVMDKIR, translated from the coding sequence ATGGATATAAAGGTAAATGTGCTTAATGCAATGAGAATGACAAAACTTCTGATTGCTGCGAGCAGATGGCTTTCAAGACATGCAGACATATTAAATGACCTTAATGTTTATCCTGTACCAGACGGAGATACAGGAACAAATATGTCAATGACATTGCAGTCAGTAGAAAACCAACTGATAAAATTAAGTTATGAGCCTGATATGGAAGAACTTTGTGATACAGTATCAGAAGCTATTCTTTTAGGGGCAAGAGGAAACTCAGGAACAATTTTATCTCAGATAATACAAGGATTTTTAGACGGAATAAGAGATAAAGAAGAAGCTACAGTGGAAGACACAATAGCTGCTTTTGAACTTGCAAGAGCAAAAGCTTATAAAGCTGTAAGTAATCCTGTTGAAGGAACAATGCTTACAGTAATAAGAAGAGTTGCCGAAGGAGCAAAAGCATATGAAGGGGATAAAAATGATTTCGTCCCATTTCTTATTTATCTTAAAAATGTAGCAGCAGAAGCTGTAGAAGAAACACCTAAACTTCTTTCAAAATTAAAAGAAGCTGGCGTTGTAGATGCTGGAGGAAAGGGTATATTCTATATTCTTGAAGGATTTGAAAAATCTATAAGTGATCCTCAAATGCTTGAAGATCTTGAAAGAATAGTTCAGTCTCAGGCAAAAAGACAGGAAAGACTTGATGCAAATGCTGTTATAATGGAAGAGATTAAATTTAAGTATTGTACAGAATTTATTATTGAAAATGGAAAATTTGATCTTGATTCTTATAAAGCAGAAATAGGAGTTCTTGGAGATTCAATGGTATGTGCTCAGACTTCTAAAAAGACAAAGACACATATCCATACAAACAATCCAGGGCTTGTTCTTGAAATTGCAGGGAAACTTGGAAATTTATCAAATATAAAAATAGACAACATGGAACTTCAACAGCATAAAAATATGATGTTTGCTGATGATGCTTACAAAGTTGAAGAAAGTAAAAATAAAATTCTTGTAAGAAATGAAAACAGCAGACCTGTTGCATATTTTGCAATAGCTGACAATAAAGAAATAGGAGAACTTTTCCTTAATTCAGGAGCTTCAGCAGCGCTTCTTGGAGGGCAGACACAAAATCCAAGTGTTGCAGATATAGAAGAGGGACTTAAAAAAATAGAAGCTCAGTCAGTTGTTATTCTTCCAAATAACAAGAATATAATTTCATCTGCTAAAATAGCAGCTGAAAGATCAGATAAAGATGTTACAGTTCTTGAAACTACAAGTATGCTTGGAGGACTTTATATTGTAAAGAACAAAGAACTTAACATGGAAAAACTAGCTAAAAATCTTAACAGAAATTCATCTGTTGAAATAACAAAAGCTGTAAGAAATACAAAAGTAAACAATCTTGAGATAAATGAAGGAGATTTTATTGCCATGATAAATGGTAAAATTAAAGAAAAAGCTTCTTCTCTTTCTGAACTTGTTGAAATAATAAAAGAAAATTATATTACAGAATATACTTTAAATGTATTTGTTTCAGTAGGTAAAGATGCAGATAAAGAAAGTCTGGCTCTTCTTAGAGAAATAGGAGAAGAAAGATCTTACAGCGATATAGAAGGAAACCAAAATAATTATCACTATTATATTTATATAGAAAACAGAGATCCTAAACTTGCTGAAATAGCAATTGTTACAGATTCTACATCAGATCTTACACCAGAACTTATTAAAGATCTTGATGTTGAAATAGTACCTCTTAAGATTAAGCTTGATGGAAATAACTACTACAGAGAGGGAGTTGATATAAGTAAGAGAGAATTCTGGAGAAAACTTCTTACAGAAGGACAGCTTCCAAAAACATCACAGCCTTCACCTGCAGAGTTTAAAGCTATGTATGAAAAACTTTTTGCAAAAGGATATAAGAAAATTATATCTATTCACATTTCAGGAAAATTAAGTGGAACACAGCAGGCTGCAAGAGTTGGAAAAGGTATGACATCAAGAGAGGGAGATATTGCAATAATAGATTCTAAAACAACAACTTTTGCTCTTGGTCATATTGTAACAGAAGCAGCAAAACTTGCAAAAGAGAGAAAAAGCTTTAAAGAGATTATAGACTGGATAGAAGAAACTAAAGAAAGCATGAAAGTATACTTTGTTGTTAAAGACTTAGAATTTCTTCAAAAAGGTGGAAGAATCGGAAGAGCGTCAGCTGTTGTGGGAGGTATTCTAAAACTTAAACCTGTTCTTAAAGTTGAAAACGGAGAAGTATCTGTTGAGGCAAAAGCTATAGGAGAAAGAGGAGCTATGCTTCATATGGAAAAACTTCTTAAGAATAGTAAAAACTCAATTATTTTATATACTGCATGGGGTGGAACTCAAAGTGAATTAGCAAATGCAGATGCTTTGAGAAATGCAGCAGAAAAAATAAAGAGAGTGGATTACAGAGGAAGAGTAGAAATAGGAGCAACATTAGGTTCTCATACAGGTCCTGTTTATGGTATGGGAGTAATGGATAAGATAAGATAA
- a CDS encoding helix-turn-helix domain-containing protein has product MTIGERIKKKRNEKDFSLRELAAKVDLSASFLSQIEQGKASPSIENLKKIANYLEVKVSYLIEEEDESLGSFHIKKEDRKYVESIDSKTSIALLTSSKIEKNMEPIMYEIKPGGESGRGFFNHNGEEFIYIIEGTLDIYIEDQLTTLNEGDSFYFKSSLNHRFKNNGKKLTKAIWVVTPPTF; this is encoded by the coding sequence ATGACGATAGGAGAAAGAATTAAAAAGAAGAGAAATGAGAAAGATTTTTCTTTGAGGGAACTGGCTGCTAAGGTAGATTTATCAGCAAGTTTTCTATCTCAGATAGAGCAGGGAAAGGCATCTCCTTCAATAGAAAATCTAAAAAAAATAGCTAATTATCTTGAAGTAAAAGTAAGTTATCTTATTGAAGAGGAAGATGAATCTCTGGGTTCTTTCCATATTAAAAAAGAGGATAGAAAGTATGTAGAAAGTATTGATTCAAAAACATCAATAGCTCTTTTAACTTCTTCAAAAATTGAGAAGAATATGGAACCTATTATGTATGAAATAAAACCTGGAGGAGAGAGTGGAAGAGGATTTTTTAACCATAATGGTGAAGAATTTATATATATAATAGAGGGAACTTTGGATATATATATTGAAGATCAGCTTACAACTCTTAATGAAGGGGATAGTTTTTATTTTAAATCATCATTAAATCATAGATTTAAAAATAATGGTAAAAAATTAACAAAAGCTATATGGGTGGTAACACCGCCTACATTCTAA
- a CDS encoding competence/damage-inducible protein A: protein MKAMLILIGTELLNGGMIDTNSLYMAEELNKYGIEIYSKMTVKDDIEDIIKAIEFGRKNCDLIITSGGLGPTIDDITKDAVAKYLNKKIVVDEEELLELKEKFRERNLKFISNNIKEVEKPEGAVTFKNGAGMAPAVYIDGIVCFPGVPIELYDMFPKFLKWYSEEKKLKSDEIFIKDLITYGIAESHLDSLISDIFTEKGIEYEFLVKDFGIIVRLQSKLSNKNIVEKIVEKIYNRVGDNIFGEDSDRLETLIIKRLKEEKKTLSVAESCTGGLLADSFVNVSGASEVFMEGIVTYSNDAKIKRLGVKKETLENYGAVSEETAREMVLGLTTDTGISVTGIAGPLGGTEEKPVGLVYMGIRNGKEIQIEKKIFKGSRRKIRERAVLHSLFCLNKMLKRK from the coding sequence ATGAAAGCAATGCTTATTTTGATTGGAACAGAACTTTTAAATGGGGGCATGATTGATACAAATAGTCTTTACATGGCAGAGGAACTTAATAAATATGGAATAGAAATTTACTCAAAAATGACCGTAAAAGATGATATTGAAGATATAATAAAAGCTATTGAATTTGGAAGAAAAAATTGTGATCTTATTATAACTTCAGGAGGTCTTGGGCCTACAATAGATGACATAACAAAAGATGCTGTTGCAAAATATTTAAATAAAAAAATAGTTGTTGATGAAGAAGAACTTTTAGAACTTAAAGAAAAGTTCAGAGAAAGAAATTTAAAGTTTATATCAAATAATATAAAAGAAGTTGAAAAACCAGAGGGAGCAGTTACATTTAAGAATGGAGCAGGAATGGCACCAGCTGTTTATATTGATGGAATAGTGTGCTTCCCAGGTGTGCCAATAGAACTTTATGATATGTTTCCAAAATTTTTAAAATGGTATTCAGAAGAAAAAAAATTAAAATCAGATGAAATTTTTATAAAAGATTTAATAACTTATGGAATTGCAGAATCCCATCTAGATAGCCTGATAAGCGATATTTTTACCGAAAAAGGAATAGAATATGAATTTCTTGTAAAAGATTTTGGAATAATAGTAAGATTGCAAAGTAAATTGAGTAATAAAAACATAGTGGAAAAAATCGTTGAAAAGATATATAATAGAGTAGGCGACAATATTTTCGGAGAAGATTCCGATAGACTTGAAACACTTATAATAAAAAGATTAAAAGAAGAAAAAAAGACACTTTCCGTAGCTGAGTCATGTACAGGTGGACTTCTTGCAGATAGTTTTGTAAATGTTTCAGGGGCATCTGAAGTATTTATGGAAGGAATAGTAACATATTCAAATGATGCTAAAATAAAAAGGCTGGGAGTAAAAAAAGAAACTCTTGAAAATTATGGGGCAGTGAGTGAAGAAACTGCAAGAGAAATGGTTTTAGGTCTTACAACTGATACAGGAATATCTGTTACAGGAATAGCAGGACCTTTGGGAGGAACAGAAGAAAAACCAGTAGGTCTTGTATATATGGGAATAAGAAACGGAAAAGAAATTCAGATTGAGAAAAAAATCTTTAAAGGTTCCAGAAGGAAAATTAGAGAAAGAGCAGTTCTACATAGTTTATTCTGCTTAAATAAAATGTTAAAAAGGAAGTAA
- a CDS encoding phosphatidylglycerophosphatase A has product MKKSLVKNLATCFGLGDMPKAPGTFGTLGGIPIYIALLLLRKLFPNYMLYNSFYFMFLMTFFVVAVYVSDICEREIYHKKDPQNVVIDEVLGYLTTLFLINPVGWFQTLTAVGLAFVIFRFFDITKPGPIYKSQFMGHGVGVVIDDFLAGIIGNFLLACIWTFLFYR; this is encoded by the coding sequence ATGAAAAAATCTTTAGTAAAAAATCTAGCAACATGTTTTGGGCTGGGAGATATGCCTAAAGCACCTGGAACTTTTGGAACACTTGGGGGAATTCCGATTTATATAGCTTTGCTTCTTTTGAGAAAACTATTCCCTAATTATATGCTTTACAATTCATTTTATTTTATGTTCCTTATGACATTCTTTGTTGTAGCTGTTTATGTTTCAGATATATGTGAAAGAGAAATTTATCATAAGAAAGATCCTCAAAATGTTGTAATAGATGAAGTTTTAGGATATCTTACAACACTGTTTTTAATAAATCCTGTAGGATGGTTTCAGACACTTACAGCAGTAGGACTTGCTTTTGTAATTTTTAGATTTTTTGATATTACAAAACCAGGACCAATATATAAATCTCAATTTATGGGACATGGTGTTGGAGTTGTAATAGATGATTTTCTTGCAGGAATAATAGGAAATTTTCTTCTTGCATGTATATGGACATTTTTATTTTATAGGTAA
- a CDS encoding peptidase U32 family protein gives MRIVAPAGNMERFYSAVNAGADEIYMGLKGFGARRNAENFILEEFKQALDYAHERGVRIFLTLNTLMKNVEIEFLYQNFKALYEHGLDAVIVQDLGYFRFLKENFPDIDYHGSTQMTVANHVEAEYLRKLGFKRVVLPREMSFEEIKKIRENTEIELEIFVSGALCICYSGNCYMSSFIGGRSGNRGMCAQPCRKIYTSSEGDAGYLLSPKDQLMGYEEIKKLKEIGINSIKIEGRMKEKTYVFEAVNYFKNLINGIKAEERVSSIFNRGYSKGYFYEKRDSVMNRNYPANMGKPIGIISGKELTLEENIMLGDGIIYLSKDYETLGGDYINRIEKKNRKEKFKTAEKGDRIILINAPKGAKYVFKNYDKEVNDDIESKLKNSSKKKEISMEFIGREGEYPLLKVSAVNNQGKKIVVTIKGESLIEKAAKRGAEKENIIEKLSETGDTVFKVKECNVYIDNNIFIPLSLLKQLRRDALEELRIKLVESHRRNLKTTEIFRIPIEKDELKHCEVSVMVTNDIQEKIVRELGIKKIYKRGFDIARENNLEKMDLNSELAVNLYQVLKNKNRDVTVGWNLNVGNIYSLNEYSKIPNVKTVIITPELSFEQIENIGKVPVRKALLGYSKLKGMYLELPVFKNGEIITNEQGDKFVIRKNELGNDEIYFEKPLNILSQVKRLGKIGIDEVVIELLDETEEEIRFLIKNIDKKENAYSPYNYERGVF, from the coding sequence ATGAGAATAGTTGCTCCCGCTGGAAATATGGAGAGATTTTATTCTGCAGTAAATGCAGGTGCTGATGAAATATATATGGGGCTTAAAGGATTTGGAGCAAGAAGAAATGCTGAAAATTTTATTCTTGAAGAATTTAAACAAGCACTTGATTATGCCCATGAAAGAGGTGTAAGAATATTTCTTACTCTTAATACTTTAATGAAAAATGTAGAGATAGAATTTTTATATCAAAATTTTAAAGCACTTTATGAACATGGACTTGATGCTGTAATAGTACAGGATTTAGGATATTTTAGATTTTTAAAAGAAAACTTTCCAGATATAGACTATCATGGAAGCACTCAAATGACAGTTGCTAATCATGTAGAAGCTGAATATTTAAGAAAGTTAGGATTTAAAAGAGTTGTTCTTCCCCGTGAAATGAGTTTTGAAGAAATAAAAAAAATAAGAGAAAACACAGAAATAGAACTTGAAATATTTGTTTCAGGAGCTTTATGTATATGTTACTCAGGAAACTGTTATATGAGCAGTTTTATAGGGGGAAGAAGTGGAAACAGAGGTATGTGTGCTCAGCCATGCAGAAAGATATATACATCTTCAGAAGGAGATGCAGGATATCTTTTAAGTCCTAAAGATCAGCTTATGGGATATGAAGAGATAAAAAAGCTTAAAGAGATAGGGATTAACAGTATTAAAATTGAAGGAAGAATGAAAGAAAAAACTTATGTTTTTGAAGCTGTTAATTATTTTAAAAATCTGATAAATGGCATAAAAGCAGAAGAAAGAGTTTCTTCAATATTTAATAGAGGCTATTCAAAAGGATATTTTTATGAAAAAAGAGACTCTGTAATGAATAGAAATTATCCAGCAAATATGGGGAAACCTATAGGAATAATTTCAGGAAAAGAGCTTACTCTTGAAGAAAATATTATGCTTGGAGATGGTATAATTTATCTTTCAAAAGATTATGAAACTCTTGGTGGAGATTATATTAACAGAATAGAAAAGAAAAATAGAAAAGAAAAATTTAAAACTGCTGAAAAAGGAGACAGAATAATTTTAATAAATGCTCCTAAAGGTGCAAAGTATGTTTTTAAAAATTATGACAAAGAAGTAAATGATGATATAGAATCAAAACTAAAGAACAGCAGTAAGAAAAAAGAGATTTCTATGGAATTCATAGGAAGAGAGGGAGAATATCCTCTATTAAAAGTTTCTGCAGTAAATAATCAAGGAAAAAAAATAGTTGTTACAATAAAAGGAGAAAGCTTAATAGAAAAAGCAGCTAAAAGAGGTGCAGAAAAAGAAAATATAATTGAAAAACTTTCAGAAACAGGAGATACAGTATTCAAAGTAAAAGAATGTAATGTGTATATAGACAATAATATTTTTATTCCTCTTTCTCTTTTAAAGCAGCTTAGAAGAGATGCTCTTGAAGAACTTAGAATAAAGCTTGTGGAAAGTCATAGAAGAAATTTAAAAACGACAGAAATCTTCAGAATACCGATTGAAAAAGATGAGCTTAAACATTGCGAAGTATCTGTTATGGTAACAAATGATATACAAGAAAAAATTGTAAGAGAACTTGGAATAAAGAAAATTTATAAAAGAGGATTTGATATTGCAAGAGAAAATAATTTAGAAAAGATGGATTTAAACAGTGAACTTGCAGTTAATCTTTATCAGGTTTTAAAAAATAAAAATAGAGATGTTACTGTAGGATGGAATCTTAATGTTGGAAATATTTATTCACTTAATGAATATTCAAAAATTCCTAATGTTAAAACAGTTATAATAACTCCAGAACTTAGCTTTGAGCAGATAGAAAATATAGGGAAAGTTCCTGTAAGGAAAGCACTTTTAGGATATAGTAAGTTAAAAGGGATGTATCTAGAGCTTCCTGTTTTTAAAAATGGTGAGATTATTACAAATGAACAGGGAGATAAGTTTGTAATCCGTAAAAATGAATTAGGAAATGATGAAATTTATTTTGAAAAACCACTTAATATTCTAAGTCAGGTTAAAAGACTTGGAAAAATAGGAATAGATGAAGTTGTAATAGAACTTCTTGATGAAACAGAAGAAGAAATAAGATTCCTTATTAAGAATATTGATAAAAAAGAAAATGCATACAGTCCTTATAATTATGAAAGAGGTGTATTTTAA
- the coaE gene encoding dephospho-CoA kinase (Dephospho-CoA kinase (CoaE) performs the final step in coenzyme A biosynthesis.), producing MIIGLTGGIASGKSTVSKIFRELGAEIIDADIKAKEISEREDVVKEIGNIFGKEVINSEGKIDRLKIKEIVFNNKEKLKKLNDLIHPKVMEEFKKIKENKSKNDIIIFDVPLLFESGMDKMCDKIILVFTDKKIQIKRMLERDGITEELAEKIINSQMSLEEKLNKSQIHLENNGTLEDLREKSETIYRELKGEK from the coding sequence ATGATAATAGGTCTTACAGGAGGAATTGCTTCTGGAAAATCAACTGTGAGTAAGATTTTCAGAGAATTGGGAGCAGAAATTATAGATGCAGATATAAAAGCCAAAGAAATTTCTGAAAGAGAAGATGTTGTAAAAGAGATAGGAAATATTTTTGGAAAAGAAGTAATAAATAGTGAAGGAAAAATAGATAGATTAAAAATAAAAGAGATAGTTTTCAATAATAAAGAAAAATTAAAAAAATTAAATGATTTAATTCATCCTAAAGTAATGGAGGAGTTTAAAAAAATAAAGGAAAATAAAAGTAAAAATGATATAATAATATTTGATGTTCCTCTATTATTTGAGTCTGGAATGGATAAAATGTGTGATAAAATAATTCTTGTTTTTACAGATAAAAAAATCCAGATAAAAAGAATGTTAGAAAGAGATGGAATTACAGAGGAATTGGCTGAAAAAATTATAAATTCTCAGATGAGTCTTGAAGAAAAATTAAATAAATCTCAAATTCACCTTGAGAATAACGGGACACTTGAGGATTTAAGAGAAAAATCAGAAACTATTTATAGAGAATTAAAAGGAGAAAAATAA